From one Bradyrhizobium sp. Ash2021 genomic stretch:
- a CDS encoding PRC-barrel domain-containing protein has product MRARMLIVLVAGALAVFAAARAADDSGAPPASKTAPQGAAKEPAPPPSVTVIGARDAHGILGREVRSAANEDMGRIVDAIVDREGTVRAAVIDFGGFLGVGSRKIVVDWNALHFGSVANKSDSITLELTKQQVTAAPEYKEDTPLIVLGAAGSLHPWEFDH; this is encoded by the coding sequence ATGCGGGCAAGGATGTTGATCGTGTTGGTCGCGGGGGCTCTTGCGGTATTCGCCGCCGCCCGGGCGGCGGATGATTCCGGTGCGCCACCAGCGAGCAAAACTGCACCCCAAGGGGCTGCGAAAGAACCCGCGCCGCCGCCATCGGTCACCGTAATCGGCGCCCGCGATGCACACGGAATCCTCGGCCGCGAGGTCCGCAGCGCCGCCAACGAGGACATGGGGCGCATCGTCGACGCGATCGTGGATCGCGAAGGCACGGTACGCGCCGCCGTGATCGATTTCGGCGGCTTCCTCGGTGTCGGCAGCCGAAAAATCGTCGTCGACTGGAACGCGCTTCACTTCGGCAGCGTTGCCAACAAGAGCGACAGCATCACACTTGAGTTGACCAAGCAGCAGGTAACGGCGGCTCCGGAATACAAGGAAGACACGCCGCTTATTGTGCTTGGCGCGGCGGGTAGTCTGCACCCCTGGGAATTTGATCACTGA
- a CDS encoding MFS transporter, giving the protein MENDLVAHPSPSLDRIDDDRRKRSAGRDKFVPLPPEPPLAPRPQPSRESQHGLDWFIFFLADVQTGFGPFVAVYLTTQKWTQVEIGFVLSIGGIIGLIGQMPGGAIVDAARSERLMAGLAVATIGTSALAYAVWPIFPVVAAAATLHALASCVLGPAIAAISLGLVGPLAIGERLGRNARFASLGNGSAAALMGACGYLVSSRSVFLVTFILAIPTLLALGRIREREIDVAQCHGEVVRDKPDAEATSVFHLVRQRPLLIFAASMLLFQLANAAMLPLMAGVVTTRSSQWAPVLIAACIIVPQAIVALTSPSVGRKAQAWGRRPLLLLAFAALAIRGLLFAIVKDPYLLVAVQVFDGITAAVFSVMVPLIVADIAFGSGHFNFAQGIVGTAIGIGASFSTVLAGYVSDKLGSNTAFIGLAAVAALGLAMIWLIMPETRRTKEEVFKPA; this is encoded by the coding sequence ATGGAGAATGATCTGGTCGCGCATCCGTCCCCCTCGCTGGATCGGATAGACGACGATCGTCGCAAGCGATCGGCCGGCCGCGATAAGTTTGTGCCGCTTCCTCCGGAGCCGCCGCTCGCCCCCCGGCCGCAGCCATCGCGCGAAAGCCAGCACGGGCTTGACTGGTTCATCTTCTTTCTGGCCGACGTTCAGACCGGTTTCGGCCCCTTCGTTGCGGTCTATCTCACCACGCAGAAATGGACCCAGGTCGAGATCGGCTTTGTGCTGTCGATCGGCGGCATCATCGGCCTGATCGGGCAGATGCCGGGCGGAGCGATCGTCGATGCCGCGCGTTCCGAACGGCTGATGGCAGGCCTTGCGGTCGCCACTATCGGCACCAGCGCGCTGGCCTACGCGGTGTGGCCGATCTTTCCCGTGGTGGCGGCGGCCGCGACGCTGCATGCGCTCGCGAGCTGCGTGCTCGGTCCCGCGATTGCCGCGATCAGCCTTGGCCTGGTCGGACCGCTCGCGATCGGCGAACGGCTCGGGCGAAATGCCCGCTTTGCGTCGCTGGGCAACGGCTCGGCGGCGGCGCTGATGGGGGCGTGCGGCTATCTGGTGTCGAGCCGATCGGTATTCCTCGTCACCTTCATCCTGGCGATACCGACGCTGCTGGCGCTGGGGCGGATCCGCGAGCGGGAGATCGACGTCGCGCAATGCCATGGCGAGGTCGTGCGCGACAAACCGGACGCCGAAGCCACCAGCGTGTTCCATCTCGTGCGTCAGCGCCCGCTATTGATCTTTGCCGCCAGCATGTTGCTGTTCCAGCTCGCCAACGCCGCGATGCTGCCGCTGATGGCGGGCGTGGTCACGACGAGATCGAGCCAGTGGGCGCCGGTTTTGATCGCGGCCTGCATCATCGTGCCGCAGGCGATCGTGGCGCTGACCTCGCCATCGGTCGGACGCAAGGCGCAGGCGTGGGGCAGGCGGCCGCTGCTGCTGCTGGCGTTCGCGGCGCTGGCGATCCGCGGATTGCTGTTTGCGATCGTGAAAGACCCCTATTTGCTGGTCGCCGTGCAGGTGTTCGACGGCATCACCGCCGCGGTGTTCAGCGTCATGGTGCCGCTGATCGTGGCCGACATTGCCTTCGGCAGCGGTCACTTCAACTTTGCGCAGGGCATCGTCGGCACCGCAATCGGCATCGGGGCATCGTTCAGCACCGTGCTCGCCGGTTACGTCAGCGACAAGCTCGGCAGCAACACGGCTTTCATCGGCCTCGCGGCCGTCGCCGCACTGGGTCTTGCGATGATCTGGCTCATCATGCCGGAAACGCGGCGGACCAAAGAAGAGGTGTTCAAGCCCGCCTAG
- a CDS encoding patatin-like phospholipase family protein, whose amino-acid sequence MIDGQDNCTSPNMSPLGKSEPGQVVLVLQGGGALGSYQAGVYQALHEAGIEPDWIIGTSIGAINASLIAGNSPQNRLPRLREFWKKMEQNPIWNFRDIFPGFNEKLSYWSTVTNGIPGFFRPNPLAHAGESYPLGADQAGYYSTSPLERTLTELVDFDLVNRCTLRLTVGAAHVRSSQMRYFDSRDGELGVKHIMASGALPPAFPAVRIDDELYWDGGILSNSPTEAVFDDSPRKNSLIFAVHLWNPSGAEPTTMAEVLNRHKDVQYSSRIASQIARQEQAHRLRHVINQLAARLPEAERQSEAVRELASYGCPTRMHVVRLLAPQLNRENHTKDIDFSPSGIMQRWDAGYRHTKAVLERRPWVGEFDPLAGVVLHEQMEILPEAAE is encoded by the coding sequence ATGATTGACGGTCAGGACAACTGCACTTCGCCGAATATGAGCCCGCTGGGCAAGTCCGAACCGGGTCAGGTCGTGCTGGTGCTGCAGGGCGGCGGTGCGCTCGGCTCCTATCAGGCCGGCGTCTATCAGGCGCTGCATGAGGCTGGCATCGAGCCGGACTGGATCATCGGCACCTCGATCGGCGCCATCAATGCCAGCCTGATCGCGGGCAATTCGCCGCAAAACCGGCTGCCGCGGTTGCGGGAATTCTGGAAGAAGATGGAGCAGAATCCAATCTGGAATTTTCGCGACATATTTCCCGGCTTCAACGAAAAGCTGTCCTACTGGTCGACGGTGACCAACGGCATTCCTGGCTTCTTCCGGCCGAACCCGCTGGCGCATGCCGGCGAGAGCTATCCGCTTGGCGCCGACCAGGCCGGCTATTATTCGACTTCGCCGCTGGAGCGGACGCTGACCGAGCTGGTCGATTTCGATCTGGTCAACCGCTGCACGCTGCGCCTGACTGTCGGCGCCGCCCACGTCCGCTCCAGCCAGATGCGGTATTTCGACAGCCGCGACGGCGAACTTGGCGTCAAGCACATCATGGCCTCAGGCGCGCTGCCGCCGGCATTTCCCGCCGTGCGCATCGATGACGAACTGTATTGGGATGGCGGCATCCTTTCGAACTCGCCGACCGAAGCCGTGTTCGACGACAGCCCGCGCAAGAATTCGCTGATCTTCGCCGTGCATTTGTGGAATCCGTCCGGCGCGGAGCCGACCACGATGGCGGAAGTGCTGAACCGGCACAAGGACGTGCAGTATTCGAGCCGGATCGCCAGCCAGATCGCGCGTCAGGAGCAGGCGCATCGCCTGCGCCATGTCATCAACCAGCTCGCGGCGCGGCTACCGGAGGCCGAACGCCAAAGCGAAGCGGTGCGCGAACTGGCGAGCTATGGCTGTCCGACGCGGATGCACGTGGTGCGGTTGCTGGCGCCGCAGCTCAATCGCGAGAACCACACCAAGGACATCGACTTCAGTCCGTCCGGCATCATGCAGCGCTGGGACGCCGGCTATCGCCATACCAAAGCCGTGCTCGAGCGCAGGCCGTGGGTCGGCGAGTTCGATCCGCTCGCGGGCGTCGTTCTTCACGAGCAGATGGAGATCTTGCCGGAAGCGGCGGAGTGA